The Dioscorea cayenensis subsp. rotundata cultivar TDr96_F1 chromosome 19, TDr96_F1_v2_PseudoChromosome.rev07_lg8_w22 25.fasta, whole genome shotgun sequence genome includes a window with the following:
- the LOC120249931 gene encoding probable protein phosphatase 2C 12: MAGGEERKKGEGMVPLALLLKRELSNERVERPDVLHGQASQARKGEDFTLVKIDCQRVPGDGFSTFSVFALFDGHNGSQAAIYSKENLLSNILRAIPSNLSREEWLLALPRALVAGFVKTDKDFIDKAHFSGTTVTLVIIDGLVVTVASVGDSRCILESAEGSVYYLSADHRLESNEEEVERVIASGGQVGRLNSGGGVEIGPLRCWPGGLCLSRSIGDLDVGEFIVPIPHVKQVKLSNAGGRLIISSDGVWDALTAEMAIKCSRGLPADAAASQIVKEAVHLMGLRDDTTCIVVDVLPPEKLTPPVPPSKRQGMGIFKFMFRRKSCETSTHSDRELSEADLVEEIFEDGSAKLAQRLSTNHQSHNTFKLFACAICQVGMKPGEGISVNSTSSKHRRLRPWDGPLLCKSCQIKKEAMEGKRHS, encoded by the exons CTCCATGGGCAGGCAAGCCAGGCTCGTAAGGGCGAAGACTTCACTCTTGTTAAGATCGATTGCCAGCGCGTCCCCGGTGATGGCTTCTCCACCTTTTCCGTCTTCGCG CTGTTTGATGGGCACAATGGATCTCAAGCAGCTATATACTCAAAGGAGAATCTCTTAAGCAATATTTTACGCGCCATTCCTTCAAATCTAAGCAGGGAAGAGTGGCTATTAGCACTTCCAAGAGCGCTGGTTGCTGGGTTTGTTAAAACAGACAAGGATTTTATAGATAAAG CTCATTTTTCGGGAACGACCGTAACACTAGTGATAATTGATGGTTTGGTGGTAACTGTAGCATCAGTTGGCGATTCACGTTGCATCTTAGAATCTGCTGAAGGTTCAGTTTATTATCTTTCAGCAGATCATAGACTAGAATCTAATGAAGAAGA GGTGGAACGTGTCATAGCAAGTGGAGGTCAGGTTGGTCGACTAAATTCTGGTGGTGGTGTAGAG ATTGGACCCCTTAGGTGTTGGCCAGGTGGCTTGTGTCTATCAAGGTCAATTGGAGATCTGGATGTTGGGGAATTTATTGTTCCTATCCCTCACGTGAAGCAAGTCAAG TTGTCAAACGCTGGAGGTCGACTTATTATATCTAGTGATGGTGTATGGGACGCTTTGACCGCTGAAATGGCTATAAAATGCTCTCGTGGATTGCCAGCAGATGCTGCAGCTAGTCAAATtgttaaa GAAGCTGTTCACTTAATGGGGCTGCGAGATGATACTACATGCATCGTAGTTGATGTATTACCACCAGAGAAGTTGACCCCTCCTGTTCCTCCATCAAAGAGACAAGGGATGGGGATATTCAAGTTTATGTTTCGTAGAAAATCATGTGAGACATCAACTCATTCAGATAGAGAATTATCTGAGGCAGACCTTGTTGAAGAAATATTTGAGGATGGATCAGCAAAACTTGCCCAAAG GTTGTCGACCAACCACCAATCACATAATACGTTCAAACTGTTTGCTTGTGCAATTTGCCAAGTAGGGATGAAGCCTGGTGAGGGCATTTCTGTAAATTCCACCTCATCAAAACATAGAAGATTACGGCCATGGGATGGTCCTTTGCTCTGCAAAAGTTGCCAGATAAAAAAGGAAGCTATGGAAGGAAAAAGGCATTCTTGA